A stretch of the Gossypium hirsutum isolate 1008001.06 chromosome D07, Gossypium_hirsutum_v2.1, whole genome shotgun sequence genome encodes the following:
- the LOC107926546 gene encoding receptor-like protein kinase FERONIA — MKKCSTIQNLLYLFLILDISITVNVAGDSPPPFTPTESITIDCGSPNDNIGLDGRVWTGDSMPKLSLVESKNNKSVSSKAFQQPPSSLGQVPFATARASNSEFTYVIPLTSGQKFIRLYFFPTSYPSFDASKALFSVKAGDITLLKNFSATLHAQGEETLIKEFCVNLEGGQGLNLTFIPSPDISDSYAFVNGIEIVSMPNNLYYRPANDEGVKFIGQSQGSLYTVGNNTALELMNRINVGGKQISPVDDTGMYRFWSADDDYLTEAATAVLPVNLSINLNYSDDKPSFSAPDVVYTTARTMGTNATLNEHYNLTWEFPVDSGFNYFVRLHFCEFQIEITQRGDRVFEIFLANITAETDMDVISRSGGRGVPTYKDYVVGMGLKGNEKKQNLSIALHPAPRWKTRFSDAILNGVEIFKLSNNGNLGGLNPDPEPTTPPITVPQSSQHGKHEKKKTTIIGGGVGISGFVLLSLLCFFIIKRRMRVKDVTSSYGGSASEGQFSNSNKSIKSNNSSYLPSDICRLFPIAEIKAATNNFDSIFIIGVGGFGRVYKGFINGGATPVAIKRLDPESRQGALEFRTEIEMLSQLRYLHLVPLIGYCNDDNEMILVYDFMAHGTLRDHLYNTENPHLAWKQRLEICIGAARGLQYLHSGANHIIIHRDVKTTNILLDEKWVAKVSDFGLSKVGPTNMSKAYVSTLVKGSFGYLDPEYYRRQQLTEKSDVYSFGVVLCEVLCAKPPINRLAEKRQVNLAMWAQECYRNGTLYQIIDPFLKGKIAPECLKKYAEVAISCLHDEGIKRPSMIDVVWGLEFALQLQKSAEEEIKFGGDGIEIDAGDGDDAPRFHVFECTDVSGEGFSRFSVAPTDEHISATKDSEVLISGAVFSELKNPQGR; from the coding sequence ATGAAGAAGTGTTCAACCATCCAAAACCTACTTTATCTTTTCCTCATACTCGATATTTCAATCACCGTCAACGTTGCCGGTGACTCACCTCCTCCTTTCACCCCTACAGAAAGCATCACAATTGACTGTGGTTCTCCTAATGACAACATTGGTCTAGATGGCCGGGTTTGGACTGGAGATAGTATGCCAAAGTTGTCCCTTGTAGAATCAAAAAACAATAAATCAGTGTCTTCGAAAGCATTCCAGCAGCCCCCTTCTAGTCTTGGTCAAGTCCCCTTCGCCACAGCTCGGGCTTCCAACTCTGAATTCACCTACGTAATTCCCCTTACATCCGGCCAAAAGTTTATTCGCTTGTATTTCTTTCCAACTTCATATCCAAGCTTTGACGCTTCCAAAGCTCTCTTTTCCGTTAAAGCTGGTGATATTACCCTTCTCAAGAATTTCAGTGCTACTCTTCATGCTCAAGGTGAAGAAACGCTTATCAAAGAGTTCTGTGTTAACCTTGAGGGAGGTCAGGGGTTAAACCTAACGTTTATTCCAAGTCCAGACATTTCAGATTCATATGCTTTCGTAAACGGGATTGAAATTGTTTCCATGCCGAATAATCTTTATTATCGACCAGCTAATGATGAAGGGGTCAAGTTTATAGGCCAGAGCCAGGGAAGCTTATACACCGTGGGAAACAACACTGCCCTTGAGTTGATGAATCGAATCAACGTAGGTGGGAAGCAAATCTCTCCCGTAGATGACACTGGCATGTACCGATTTTGGTCAGCCGATGATGATTATCTGACAGAAGCTGCAACAGCTGTTCTTCCTGTTAATCTCAGCATCAATCTTAACTACAGTGATGATAAGCCATCGTTTTCTGCACCGGATGTTGTCTATACAACAGCTAGGACAATGGGGACGAATGCTACTTTAAATGAACATTACAACTTGACTTGGGAGTTCCCTGTTGATTCAgggtttaattattttgttaggTTACATTTTTGTGAGTTCCAGATTGAGATAACACAACGAGGTGACAGAGTTTTTGAGATCTTCTTAGCCAATATAACAGCAGAAACTGACATGGACGTTATAAGCCGGAGTGGTGGAAGAGGAGTCCCAACATATAAAGATTATGTAGTTGGGATGGGActgaaaggaaatgaaaagaaacaaaatctCTCCATTGCTTTGCACCCTGCCCCGAGGTGGAAAACCCGTTTTTCAGATGCAATCCTCAACGGGGTTGAAATCTTCAAATTGAGCAACAACGGCAATCTAGGTGGGCTTAACCCTGACCCTGAGCCAACAACTCCTCCTATAACTGTTCCACAATCGAGTCAACATGGGAAGCATGAGAAGAAGAAAACAACAATTATTGGTGGTGGTGTTGGAATATCTGGATTTGTTCTACTATCCCTCTTATGTTTCTTCATTATCAAGCGCAGGATGAGAGTCAAAGATGTAACCTCTAGTTATGGAGGCTCGGCATCCGAGGGCCAATTTTCCAACAGCAACAAGTCCATCAAGTCTAACAATAGCTCATACCTACCATCTGATATTTGTCGCCTGTTTCCAATAGCTGAAATCAAAGCGGCCACCAACAATTTcgattctattttcataattgGCGTTGGAGGGTTCGGCCGTGTATACAAAGGATTCATCAATGGTGGTGCAACCCCGGTGGCAATCAAAAGGTTAGATCCCGAGTCCCGACAAGGGGCCCTTGAGTTCAGGACAGAGATTGAGATGCTTTCCCAACTCCGTTACCTCCACTTAGTCCCTTTAATTGGGTATTGCAATGATGATAATGAGATGATCCTTGTGTATGATTTCATGGCTCATGGGACCCTCCGTGATCATCTTTACAACACTGAAAACCCTCATCTTGCATGGAAACAACGACTAGAGATTTGCATCGGTGCAGCTCGTGGATTGCAATACCTCCATAGTGGGGCAAATCATATAATAATTCACCGTGATGTTAAGACCACCAACATTTTGTTGGATGAAAAATGGGTGGCTAAGGTTTCGGATTTTGGATTGTCCAAAGTTGGTCCAACCAACATGTCTAAAGCCTATGTTAGCACACTGGTgaaaggcagttttgggtatttGGATCCAGAGTATTACCGTCGACAACAGTTGACTGAAAAATCCGATGTATATTCGTTTGGGGTTGTGTTATGTGAAGTTTTATGTGCTAAACCACCAATCAATCGGTTAGCAGAAAAAAGACAAGTGAATTTAGCAATGTGGGCTCAAGAATGCTATCGAAATGGAACCCTTTATCAAATCATCGATCCATTTTTGAAAGGTAAGATTGCACCAGAGTGTTTGAAGAAATATGCTGAGGTTGCAATAAGTTGCTTGCATGATGAGGGAATCAAACGGCCATCGATGATCGATGTGGTGTGGGGCCTTGAGTTCGCACTGCAGTTGCAGAAAAGTGCTGAGGAGGAAATAAAATTTGGAGGAGATGGGATTGAAATAGATGCAGGGGATGGAGATGATGCCCCAAGATTTCACGTCTTCGAGTGTACAGATGTAAGTGGTGAAGGGTTTAGTAGGTTTAGCGTCGCACCGACTGATGAACATATTTCAGCTACCAAAGATTCTGAAGTTTTAATTTCTGGGGCGGTCTTCTCTGAGCTTAAGAATCCTCAAGGACGATAG
- the LOC107926514 gene encoding transcription factor GTE8 isoform X1 — protein MYQFDSDKHDTFGVPIQVLSLSNMSHSKRKGLIHCLRRELEQIQMLQKKVELLRTNGVTVSSSSDILSCSNVQSLPRVKDIQKLPMMASEQGKKGNPWNGKARELIRGSSGKFKSAKHASEANTANIFLMKQCEGLLKRLMGHQYGWVFNEPVDVVKLNIPDYFNVIKHPMDLGTIKKKINSGGYASPLQFYADVRLTFSNAMTYNPPGNDVHVMADTLNKFFEVRWKNIDKKLPAIGAQLSQSKAPAEDIETSKTVLPAKKRKTTSVTQQVIPEPVKRMTDEEKHKLGVELESLLTEMPMHIIDFLREHSSNGRESEEEEIEIDIDDLSDDTLFTLRKLLDEYLQEKKNNKSTAEPCKIQQLNKSGLSSSPMQQCRGDDQANEVVDIRENEPPLSSHPPKEIENDIGHRSIKSFNSGSSRDSDSGGSSDSESGAAKASSLVGAPKVLEAVDSGNQLDEKTSADNPLDRNECNGFDQLEQTSQAKSSSVESDCHQDGDSAPNERPVSPEKRYRAAILKNRFADTILKAREKALTTQGEKGDPEKLRHEREELEHQRKKEKARLQAEAKAAEDAQRQAEAEAAAEARRKRELERDAARQALLKMEKTVEINENSRFLEDLEMLRAAPAEHLPSSVDETSPDHSQDGLGSFKFGSNNPLEQLGLYMKEDEEEEEGEPSNVPNPVNDPEEGEID, from the exons ATGTATCAGTTTGACTCTGATAAACATGACACTTTTGGTGTCCCTATACAAGTGCTTTCCCTTTCGAACATGTCGCATTCTAAAAGAAAGGGTTTGATACATTGTTTGAGGCGTGAACTGGAGCAGATACAGATGCTTCAGAAGAAAGTTGAGTTGCTAAGGACAAATGGGGTTACTGTGTCATCTTCCAGTGATATTCTTAGTTGTAGCAATGTGCAAAGTTTACCACGTGTTAAGGATATTCAGAAATTGCCCATGATGGCTTCTGAGCAGGGGAAGAAAGGAAATCCTTGGAATGGTAAGGCACGTGAGTTGATTCGGGGTTCTTCAGGAAAATTTAAGTCTGCAAAGCATGCTTCTGAAGCAAATACTGCAAATATTTTCTTGATGAAGCAATGCGAGGGTTTGCTGAAACGGTTGATGGGGCATCAATATGGGTGGGTCTTCAATGAACCTGTAGATGTAGTGAAGTTGAATATTCCGGATTACTTCAATGTTATAAAGCACCCGATGGATCTAGgaacaattaaaaaaaagataaattcaGGCGGATATGCAAGCCCCTTGCAGTTTTATGCTGATGTGAGGCTTACATTCAGCAATGCAATGACCTATAATCCCCCTGGAAACGATGTCCATGTTATGGCTGATACCCTTAACAAATTTTTTGAAGTGAGGTGGAAAAATATCGATAAGAAGCTGCCTGCTATTGGTGCCCAGTTGAGTCAAAGCAAAGCTCCTGCTGAGGACATAGAAACTTCTAAAACAGTACTTCCTGCTAAAAAGAGGAAGACGACCTCTGTCACCCAACAAGTTATACCAGAGCCTGTGAAGAGAATGACAGACGAGGAAAAACACAAGCTAGGTGTAGAGCTGGAGTCTTTACTCACTGAAATGCCGATGCATATCATTGATTTCTTGAGGGAGCACAGTTCAAATGGAAGGGAGTCTGAAGAGgaagaaattgagattgatatTGACGACCTCAGTGATGATACCTTGTTCACATTGCGGAAACTTTTAGATGAGTATTTACAAGAGAAAAAGAATAACAAATCAACAGCTGAACCTTGTAAAATTCAG CAATTGAACAAATCTGGACTGAGTAGTTCACCAATGCAACAATGCAGAG GGGATGACCAGGCTAATGAGGTTGTTGACATTAGGGAAAATGAGCCTCCTTTGTCAAGCCATCCACCTAAGGAGATAGAGAATGATATAGGCCATAGAAGCATTAAGTCTTTCAATTCTGGAAGCTCTAGAG ATTCTGACTCTGGCGGTTCCTCTGACAGTGAATCTGGTGCTGCTAAAGCTTCAAGTCTGGTGGGTGCACCTAAG GTATTGGAAGCTGTAGATTCCGGAAATCAATTAGATGAAAAGACAAGTGCTGATAATCCTCTTGATAGGAATG AATGCAATGGGTTCGATCAGCTTGAGCAGACTTCTCAAGCAAAGTCAAGTTCCGTCGAGTCAGATTGTCATCAAGATG GGGACAGTGCTCCAAATGAGAGACCAGTTTCACCTGAGAAACGCTACAGGGCTGCTATATTGAAGAATCGATTTGCTGATACCATTCTAAAAGCTCGAGAGAAGGCACTTACTACACAG GGGGAGAAGGGGGACCCTGAGAAATTGCGTCATGAGAGAGAGGAACTTGAACATCAAAGGAAGAAAG AGAAGGCACGGTTGCAAGCAGAAGCCAAAGCTGCTGAAGATGCTCAAAGACAAGCTGAAGCAGAAGCTGCAGCAGAGGCTAGACGGAAGAGAGAGCTCGAGAGGGATGCAGCACGACAGGCATTGCTGAAG ATGGAAAAGACTGTTGAAATCAATGAGAATTCCAGGTTTCTTGAGGACTTAGAAATGCTTAGAGCTGCCCCTGCTGAGCATTTGCCAAGCTCGGTAGATGAAACAAGCCCAGATCATTCACAGGATGGCTTGGGTAGTTTCAAGTTTGGGAGCAACAACCCGTTGGAACAACTCGGTTTGTACATGAAAGAggatgaagaggaagaagaaggtGAACCATCTAACGTTCCAAATCCTGTAAATGATCCGGAAGAGGGAGAAATAGATTGA
- the LOC107926432 gene encoding receptor-like protein 9DC3 produces MATFAWELNSTVRDYHQDSLAGNIPPSLGKLAALESLDLSSNKLQERIPVQLTDLTFSHNNLEGHIPLANHFDTFSNDSFDGNSGLSGFPLSKKCGNDQELESPPSTVADESETTLTWKIAAMGYGSRVVLGLSMGYVVFTTERPRWLVKMIKRNPQKRRRIH; encoded by the exons atggccacctttgcatgggaactaaactCAACAGTAAGAGATTATCATCAAGACTCT TTAGCAGGTAATATCCCACCAtcacttggaaaattggcagcactTGAATCCTTGGATCTCTCGTCAAACAAGCTTCAAGAAAGAATCCCAGTGCAGTTAACTGACTTGACATTTTCTCATAACAATCTTGAGGGGCATATACCGTTAGCTAATCATTTCGATACTTTCTCAAATGATTCCTTCGATGGCAATTCCGGACTAAGTGGATTTCCATTGTCAAAGAAATGTGGCAACGATCAGGAGCTAGAATCACCTCCATCAACAGTTGCTGATGAATCTGAAACAACACTTACTTGGAAAATTGCAGCAATGGGTTATGGAAGTAGAGTAGTGCTTGGATTGAGTATGGGATACGTAGTTTTCACAACTGAAAGACCTCGTTGGCTAGTGAAGATGATCAAGCGAAACCCACAAAAGAGAAGAAGGATCCATTGA
- the LOC107926515 gene encoding lysine histidine transporter 1, giving the protein MGDESPHKKLEDNNNTLTPSTVDEDILKKQKEIDDWLPITSSRNAKWWYAAFHNVTAMVGAGVLSLPSAMSHLGWGPGVVILILSWLITLYTLWQMVEMHEMVPGKRFDRYHELGQHAFGEKLGLYIVVPQQLICEVGVDIVYMVTGGKSLEKIHSLVAPHKHIKTTYFIMIFASVHFILAHLPNFNSISGVSLAAAVMSLTYSTIAWTASVHKGVQPHVEYGYKASTATGTVFNFLTALGDVAFAYAGHNVVLEIQATIPSTPEKPSKGPMWRGVVIAYIVVALCYFPVALIGYYMFGNNVEENILISLEKPTWLIVAANMFVVIHVIGSYQLYAMPVFDMIETVLVKNMHFRPTRTLRFIVRNFYVAATMFVAITFPFFGGLLGFFGGFAFAPTTYFLPCIMWLAIYKPKKFSLSWCTNWICIILGLLLMTLSPIGGLRNIIINAKDYHFYS; this is encoded by the exons ATAATACCCTAACTCCAAGCACT GTAGATGAAGATATACTAAAGAAGCAAAAGGAGATTGATGATTGGCTGCCAATCACTTCATCAAGAAATGCAAAATGGTGGTATGCTGCATTTCACAATGTTACTGCCATGGTTGGTGCCGGTGTTCTTAGTCTTCCTTCTGCCATGTCACATCTTGGATG GGGTCCTGGTGTTGTGATTTTGATCCTATCATGGCTGATTACACTATACACATTATGGCAAATGGTtgaaatgcatgaaatggtaCCTGGTAAAAGGTTTGATAGATACCATGAACTTGGCCAACATGCTTTTGGTGAAAAGCTTGGTCTTTACATAGTGGTGCCTCAACAACTGATCTGCGAAGTCGGGGTCGACATTGTTTATATGGTTACCGGAGGAAAATCATTGGAGAAAATCCATAGCTTGGTTGCCCCTCACAAACACATCAAGACTACGTATTTCATCATGATTTTCGCTTCGGTTCATTTCATCCTCGCTCATCTCCCTAACTTCAACTCTATTTCCGGTGTCTCTTTGGCTGCCGCGGTCATGTCGCTCAC TTACTCTACTATAGCATGGACTGCTTCCGTCCACAAGGGTGTACAACCCCACGTGGAATACGGGTACAAAGCTAGCACCGCGACTGGAACCGTCTTTAATTTTCTTACGGCATTAGGGGATGTGGCTTTTGCATATGCTGGACATAATGTAGTGTTGGAGATTCAAGCAACAATCCCTTCTACCCCAGAGAAGCCTTCAAAGGGTCCAATGTGGAGAGGTGTTGTCATTGCATACATTGTAGTAGCATTGTGTTATTTCCCCGTTGCACTCATTGGTTACTACATGTTTGGCAACAATGTCGAAGAGAACATCCTCATTTCGTTAGAGAAACCGACGTGGCTAATCGTTGCGGCTAACATGTTTGTCGTAATCCATGTGATTGGAAGCTATCAG CTATATGCCATGCCTGTTTTCGACATGATCGAAACCGTGTTGGTAAAGAACATGCATTTTAGACCAACTCGAACGCTTCGATTCATTGTCCGCAATTTTTATGTTGCTGCAACAATGTTTGTAGCCATTACATTTCCTTTCTTTGGGGGTCTTCTTGGATTCTTTGGAGGATTTGCTTTTGCACCTACCACTTATTTTCTACCCTGCATCATGTGGCTTGCCATTTACAAGCCAAAGAAGTTCAGCCTATCTTGGTGTACAAACTGG ATCTGTATCATACTTGGCCTTCTGCTAATGACTCTATCGCCCATTGGAGGTTTGAGGAATATCATCATTAATGCTAAAGACTATCATTTCTACTCTTGA
- the LOC107926547 gene encoding uncharacterized protein — protein MQPQNLSFSKTINPSFLLFPSPKPCLFASFSHQNRPFSCQYTPILSVHHRDIRAFAGRSKKKPGDQSSGRLEGNSEIRRVARQNARRKQKKRAESLFYRLKNPGKSIHADNFTEEELEAIGLGYDRMVRFMEKDDPNLKHPFDWYKYGEFGPYSWRGVVVGEPIRGRFSDERVTMIGEVKNHEEWEKIEQFEMASEFGKRLEMMDRNVGFRYFWVFVRHPKWRISELPWEQWTLVSEVVLEAKKTERLDKWSLMGRLGNKARSLITQCAAWMRPDIIYVKKPVYQCRFEGQDEFFNALIPFLDPKTERDFLFEVKKENGSVEMCSYFEGLCKIVKVNQKAFVDDVVKGFEKLSEEGKSRCLGFLLGNHPLPLLHPYTKEWKAKLEEMELGCDAPDDDEDVGRHRESGEMQFTDWIEDDYGGRDDDDDDDDDDGEEAEDQDDVVLDIEDKGDEELGTKEEESDEEEDEKYWEEEFQKALSSSDRMEKLVKRSVEVTTELYNKQLAMLADRKERIMEDGDETELRGKRAKVKPEEWKRAGIGRWNKRIKKSKIPPELFLRAAVRPFTYRNLVKEIVLTRHAILEGEIGRKD, from the coding sequence ATGCAGCCTCAGAATCTCTCCTTCTCTAAAACCATAAACCCTTCCTTCCTTCTCTTCCCTTCCCCTAAACCTTGCCTCTTCGCTTCATTTTCCCACCAGAACCGCCCATTTTCGTGCCAATATACTCCCATTCTTTCCGTTCACCATCGAGACATCCGTGCATTTGCCGGCCGGAGCAAGAAGAAACCGGGGGACCAATCTTCGGGTCGACTCGAAGGAAATTCAGAGATAAGGCGCGTGGCGAGGCAAAACGCGCGTCGGAAACAGAAGAAGCGAGCCGAATCACTCTTCTATCGGTTGAAAAACCCGGGTAAAAGCATCCATGCCGATAACTTCACCGAAGAAGAGTTGGAAGCAATCGGGCTCGGTTATGACCGGATGGTCCGGTTCATGGAAAAAGACGACCCGAATCTGAAACACCCTTTTGATTGGTACAAGTATGGTGAATTTGGTCCCTATTCATGGCGTGGGGTTGTTGTTGGGGAACCAATTCGAGGGCGGTTCTCGGATGAAAGGGTCACAATGATAGGGGAAGTGAAGAACCATGAAGAATGGGAGAAGATAGAACAGTTCGAGATGGCTTCAGAGTTTGGTAAAAGACTGGAAATGATGGATAGAAATGTTGGTTTTAGGTATTTCTGGGTATTTGTTAGGCACCCAAAATGGAGGATCAGTGAATTGCCTTGGGAACAATGGACTTTGGTTAGTGAAGTAGTCCTTGAAGCTAAGAAAACTGAGAGGTTAGATAAATGGAGTTTGATGGGAAGATTAGGAAACAAAGCTAGATCGTTGATTACACAATGTGCAGCTTGGATGAGACCAGATATCATTTATGTTAAGAAGCCTGTGTATCAATGTAGATTCGAGGGTCAAGATGAGTTCTTTAATGCATTGATACCGTTTCTCGATCCGAAAACAGAAAGGGATTTTTTGTTTGAGGTTAAAAAAGAGAATGGGAGTGTGGAAATGTGTAGTTATTTTGAAGGATTGTGTAAGATTGTGAAGGTGAATCAAAAGGCATTTGTGGATGATGTGGTGAAAGGGTTTGAAAAATTGAGTGAAGAAGGGAAGTCTAGGTGTTTGGGGTTTTTATTAGGGAATCATCCTTTGCCTCTTTTGCATCCTTATACAAAGGAATGGAAGGCTAAGTTGGAGGAGATGGAACTCGGTTGTGATGCCCCAGATGATGATGAGGATGTTGGTAGACATCGAGAGTCGGGTGAGATGCAGTTCACAGATTGGATTGAGGATGATTATGGTGGtcgtgatgatgatgatgatgacgacgatGATGATGGAGAGGAAGCAGAGGATCAAGATGATGTAGTTTTGGACATTGAAGATAAGGGAGATGAAGAATTAGGGACCAAAGAAGAAGAATCGGACGAAGAAGAGGATGAAAAGTATTGGGAGGAAGAGTTTCAAAAGGCATTAAGTAGCTCCGATAGGATGGAAAAGCTTGTGAAACGAAGTGTTGAGGTAACTACAGAGCTCTACAACAAACAATTAGCAATGCTAGCTGACAGAAAGGAAAGGATTATGGAAGATGGAGATGAAACCGAACTAAGAGGTAAAAGAGCAAAAGTGAAACCAGAAGAGTGGAAACGGGCAGGGATCGGTCGATGGAATAAGAGGATTAAGAAGAGTAAGATCCCACCGGAACTGTTTTTGCGAGCGGCTGTTCGACCATTTACATATAGGAATCTTGTGAAAGAGATTGTATTGACAAGGCATGCCATATTGGAAGGTGAGATTGGTAGGAAAGATTAG
- the LOC107926514 gene encoding transcription factor GTE8 isoform X2: MYQFDSDKHDTFGVPIQVLSLSNMSHSKRKGLIHCLRRELEQIQMLQKKVELLRTNGVTVSSSSDILSCSNVQSLPRVKDIQKLPMMASEQGKKGNPWNGKARELIRGSSGKFKSAKHASEANTANIFLMKQCEGLLKRLMGHQYGWVFNEPVDVVKLNIPDYFNVIKHPMDLGTIKKKINSGGYASPLQFYADVRLTFSNAMTYNPPGNDVHVMADTLNKFFEVRWKNIDKKLPAIGAQLSQSKAPAEDIETSKTVLPAKKRKTTSVTQQVIPEPVKRMTDEEKHKLGVELESLLTEMPMHIIDFLREHSSNGRESEEEEIEIDIDDLSDDTLFTLRKLLDEYLQEKKNNKSTAEPCKIQQLNKSGLSSSPMQQCRGDDQANEVVDIRENEPPLSSHPPKEIENDIGHRSIKSFNSGSSRDSDSGGSSDSESGAAKASSLVLEAVDSGNQLDEKTSADNPLDRNECNGFDQLEQTSQAKSSSVESDCHQDGDSAPNERPVSPEKRYRAAILKNRFADTILKAREKALTTQGEKGDPEKLRHEREELEHQRKKEKARLQAEAKAAEDAQRQAEAEAAAEARRKRELERDAARQALLKMEKTVEINENSRFLEDLEMLRAAPAEHLPSSVDETSPDHSQDGLGSFKFGSNNPLEQLGLYMKEDEEEEEGEPSNVPNPVNDPEEGEID; the protein is encoded by the exons ATGTATCAGTTTGACTCTGATAAACATGACACTTTTGGTGTCCCTATACAAGTGCTTTCCCTTTCGAACATGTCGCATTCTAAAAGAAAGGGTTTGATACATTGTTTGAGGCGTGAACTGGAGCAGATACAGATGCTTCAGAAGAAAGTTGAGTTGCTAAGGACAAATGGGGTTACTGTGTCATCTTCCAGTGATATTCTTAGTTGTAGCAATGTGCAAAGTTTACCACGTGTTAAGGATATTCAGAAATTGCCCATGATGGCTTCTGAGCAGGGGAAGAAAGGAAATCCTTGGAATGGTAAGGCACGTGAGTTGATTCGGGGTTCTTCAGGAAAATTTAAGTCTGCAAAGCATGCTTCTGAAGCAAATACTGCAAATATTTTCTTGATGAAGCAATGCGAGGGTTTGCTGAAACGGTTGATGGGGCATCAATATGGGTGGGTCTTCAATGAACCTGTAGATGTAGTGAAGTTGAATATTCCGGATTACTTCAATGTTATAAAGCACCCGATGGATCTAGgaacaattaaaaaaaagataaattcaGGCGGATATGCAAGCCCCTTGCAGTTTTATGCTGATGTGAGGCTTACATTCAGCAATGCAATGACCTATAATCCCCCTGGAAACGATGTCCATGTTATGGCTGATACCCTTAACAAATTTTTTGAAGTGAGGTGGAAAAATATCGATAAGAAGCTGCCTGCTATTGGTGCCCAGTTGAGTCAAAGCAAAGCTCCTGCTGAGGACATAGAAACTTCTAAAACAGTACTTCCTGCTAAAAAGAGGAAGACGACCTCTGTCACCCAACAAGTTATACCAGAGCCTGTGAAGAGAATGACAGACGAGGAAAAACACAAGCTAGGTGTAGAGCTGGAGTCTTTACTCACTGAAATGCCGATGCATATCATTGATTTCTTGAGGGAGCACAGTTCAAATGGAAGGGAGTCTGAAGAGgaagaaattgagattgatatTGACGACCTCAGTGATGATACCTTGTTCACATTGCGGAAACTTTTAGATGAGTATTTACAAGAGAAAAAGAATAACAAATCAACAGCTGAACCTTGTAAAATTCAG CAATTGAACAAATCTGGACTGAGTAGTTCACCAATGCAACAATGCAGAG GGGATGACCAGGCTAATGAGGTTGTTGACATTAGGGAAAATGAGCCTCCTTTGTCAAGCCATCCACCTAAGGAGATAGAGAATGATATAGGCCATAGAAGCATTAAGTCTTTCAATTCTGGAAGCTCTAGAG ATTCTGACTCTGGCGGTTCCTCTGACAGTGAATCTGGTGCTGCTAAAGCTTCAAGTCTG GTATTGGAAGCTGTAGATTCCGGAAATCAATTAGATGAAAAGACAAGTGCTGATAATCCTCTTGATAGGAATG AATGCAATGGGTTCGATCAGCTTGAGCAGACTTCTCAAGCAAAGTCAAGTTCCGTCGAGTCAGATTGTCATCAAGATG GGGACAGTGCTCCAAATGAGAGACCAGTTTCACCTGAGAAACGCTACAGGGCTGCTATATTGAAGAATCGATTTGCTGATACCATTCTAAAAGCTCGAGAGAAGGCACTTACTACACAG GGGGAGAAGGGGGACCCTGAGAAATTGCGTCATGAGAGAGAGGAACTTGAACATCAAAGGAAGAAAG AGAAGGCACGGTTGCAAGCAGAAGCCAAAGCTGCTGAAGATGCTCAAAGACAAGCTGAAGCAGAAGCTGCAGCAGAGGCTAGACGGAAGAGAGAGCTCGAGAGGGATGCAGCACGACAGGCATTGCTGAAG ATGGAAAAGACTGTTGAAATCAATGAGAATTCCAGGTTTCTTGAGGACTTAGAAATGCTTAGAGCTGCCCCTGCTGAGCATTTGCCAAGCTCGGTAGATGAAACAAGCCCAGATCATTCACAGGATGGCTTGGGTAGTTTCAAGTTTGGGAGCAACAACCCGTTGGAACAACTCGGTTTGTACATGAAAGAggatgaagaggaagaagaaggtGAACCATCTAACGTTCCAAATCCTGTAAATGATCCGGAAGAGGGAGAAATAGATTGA